From the Purpureocillium takamizusanense chromosome 6, complete sequence genome, one window contains:
- the arc1 gene encoding ARP2/3 actin-organizing complex subunit Sop2 (COG:Z~BUSCO:EOG09262VPD~EggNog:ENOG503NU7A) codes for MAAPEVHHLFHNPIADHSFSVDHSVLAVARDTAVELYGRVGNAFKLKDELKGHDKTVTSVDIAPRSGRIVTCSQDRNALVWEPSPTGYKPTLVLLRISRAATFVRWSPSETKFAVGSGDRVIAICYFEEENDWWVSKHLKKPIRSTITSVAWHPNSVLLAAGSTDAHARVFSSFIKGVDTKPEPTPWGERLPFNTVCGEFLNNSAGWVHSVAFSPSGNSLAFAAHDSSVTVVYPSAPEQPPKAILTISTQLLPFKSLLWKSEDEIIAAGYDCEAFRFQGGEGGWQLVGPVQAKSSHGAGQEREESALNMFRQMDLKGKIKDDTQLKTIHQNTVTTIRPFESSGGRVTQFSSSGVDGRVVIWNA; via the exons ATGGCAGCTCCCGAGGTCCACCACCTGTTCCACAACCCCATCGCCGACCACTCCTTCTCGGTAGACCACAgcgtcctcgccgtggcccgtgacaccgccgtcgagctctACGGCCGCGTTGGCAACGCCttcaagctcaaggacgagctcaAGGGCCATGACAAGACGGTCACGAGCGTCGACATTGCGCCCAGAAGTGGCCGAATCGTGACGTGCTCCCAAG ACCGTAACGCGCTGGTCTGGGAACCCTCGCCCACCGGCTACAAGCCGACGCTCGTGCTCCTCCGAATCAGCCGTGCCGCAACGTTCGTCCGTTGGTCCCCCTCGGAGACCAAGTTTgccgtcggctccggcgaccgcgtcatcgccatctgCTATTTCGAGGAGGAAAACGACTGGTGGGTATCCAAGCACCTCAAGAAGCCCATCCGCAGCACCATAACGAGCGTCGCCTGGCACCCCAACTcggtcctcctcgccgccggctccaccgacgcccacgcccgcgtctTCTCGAGCTTCATCAAGGGCGTCGACACCAAGCCCGAGCCGACCCCCTGGGGTGAGCGCCTGCCCTTCAACACCGTCTGCGGCGAATTCCTCAACAACTCAGCCGGCTGGGTGCACTCGGTCGCTTTCTCGCCGAGCGGCAACAGCCTTGCCTTTGCCGCCCACGACAGCAGCGTCACCGTCGTCTACCCCAGCGCGCCGGAGCAGCCGCCCAAGGCCATCCTCACCATCTCGACCCAGCTTCTGCCCTTTAAGAGCTTGCTCTGGAAGAGCGAGGATGAGATCATTGCGGCCGGCTACGACTGCGAGGCTTTCCGCTTCCAGGGTGGTGAGGGCGGCTGGCAGCTCGTTGGGCCTGTCCAGGCCAAGAGCAGCCATGGCGCGGGCCAGGAGCGGGAGGAGTCGGCCCTCAACATGTTCAGGCAAATGGACCTGAAGGGCAAAATCAAGGACGACACGCAGCTCAAGACTATCCACCAGAACACGGTTACGACTATTCGACCCTTTGAGTCGTCCGGCGGCCGGGTCACCCAGTTCAGCT CAAgcggcgttgatggccgAGTGGTAATCTGGAATGCCTAA
- a CDS encoding uncharacterized protein (EggNog:ENOG503Q3B6~COG:A), with protein MATAVPTRSGLAPNASLPAKVQSIPPNQTLYVTNLPSAKIQKADLRTALYMLFSTYGSVLDVVALKTMDMRGQAHIVYKDVQTSTQAMRHLNGQTFLGRELKIQYAKSKSHFVAKLDGTFKIPTTASGAAAAEQTDLQRSIFDAPPAGAPPAANAAAKPAAGADQTMTDADAAENRGQKRTRDEEDEESEEDVAMEEDSDDDE; from the exons ATGGCGACGGCAGTCCCTACGCGCAGCGGCCTGGCCCCAAACGCTTCCCTCCCGGCCAAGGTCCAGTCCATCCCTCCAAACCAGAC CCTCTATGTCACAAACCTTCCCTCGGCCAAGATCCAAAAAGCCGACCTGCGGACCGCGCTCTACATGCTCTTCTCGACCTACGGAAGCGTACTAGATGTCGTCGCCCTGAAGACCATGGACATGCGAGGGCAAGCACACATTGTCTACAAAGACGTGCAAACCTCAACTCAGGCCATGAGACACTTGAATGGGCAAACGTTTCTGGGCCGCGAACTC AAAATCCAATACGCCAAGTCCAAGTCACATTTCGTCGCCAAACTCGACGGAACCTTCAAGATCCCCACGACGGCAtctggtgccgccgccgccgaacagACCGATCTGCAGCGGAGCATCTTTGACGCCCCGCCGGCTGGAGCGCCTCCGGCCGCCAATGCCGCCGCGAAACCAGCGGCAGGGGCAGATCAGACAATGACGGACGCAGATGCCGCCGAGAACCGTGGACAGAAGCGCACTcgggatgaagaagacgaggagagcgaggaggacgtggccatggaggaggacagcgacgacgacgaatgA
- the ATG10 gene encoding E2-like conjugating enzyme atg10 (COG:S~EggNog:ENOG503P3CK~TransMembrane:1 (o212-229i)), with translation MDIKDFPRLSREEFSEACHSLDRRYCQATLGPLRRRWRLRICAALDTLFFDDGGYSTYIQITRPIEHVLDHGDLSLDLDKFSFSDHDKDDAMVMADQGMLDDEEADSAAIIQCVPRPSMPYVTYEIHLHPTYRVPCLWFSLHNLPPEEPAFNVDTVFRRLVPDEYKDGLRRLGGIGGISADHHPVTGVPAFFVHPCLLGDAISSFQCSRENYLMIWLGLVGGCVGLWVPKEMAEQ, from the exons ATGGACATCAAAGACTTTCCCCGTCTCAGCCGCGAGGAATTCTCCGAGGCTTGTCACAGCTTGGACAGGCGATACTGCCAGGCAACCCTAGGGCCATTGCGCAGGCGTTGGCGGCTAAGGATCTGCGCCGCGTTGGACACGCTcttcttcgacgacggcggctacTCGACGTACATTCAGATTACACGCCCTATAGAGCACGTTCTCGATCATGGCGATTTATCACTGGATCTGGACAAATTTTCGTTTTCTGATCATGACAAAGACGATGCCATGGTCATGGCAGACCAGGGCATGCTagacgacgaagaagcaGACTCG GCTGCCATCATTCAGTGCGTGCCGCGGCCAAGCATGCCGTATGTCACGTACGAAATTCATCTGCATCCGACCTATCGGGTCCCTTGCTTGTGGTTCTCCCTCCACAACCTGCCTCCAGAAGAGCCCGCCTTCAACGTCGATACAGTCTTTCGCCGCTTAGTCCCCGACGAGTACAAGGACGGCCTTCGAAGGCTCGGAGGTATTGGTGGCATCTCTGCTGAT CATCACCCCGTCACAGGAGTCCCGGCTTTCTTTGTACATCCCTGTTTGTTGGGAGATGCTATATCGAGCTTCCAATGCTCCAGGGAGAACTACCTCATGATCTGGCTCGGGCTCGTAGGCGGTTGTGTCGGACTTTGGGTGCCCAAGGAAATGGCCGAGCAGTAA
- the ATG10 gene encoding E2-like conjugating enzyme atg10, variant 2 (COG:S~EggNog:ENOG503PFAD) produces the protein MDIKDFPRLSREEFSEACHSLDRRYCQATLGPLRRRWRLRICAALDTLFFDDGGYSTYIQITRPIEHVLDHGDLSLDLDKFSFSDHDKDDAMVMADQGMLDDEEADSAAIIQCVPRPSMPYVTYEIHLHPTYRVPCLWFSLHNLPPEEPAFNVDTVFRRLVPDEYKDGLRRLGGIGGISADVSAALPPAAPGVSVWS, from the exons ATGGACATCAAAGACTTTCCCCGTCTCAGCCGCGAGGAATTCTCCGAGGCTTGTCACAGCTTGGACAGGCGATACTGCCAGGCAACCCTAGGGCCATTGCGCAGGCGTTGGCGGCTAAGGATCTGCGCCGCGTTGGACACGCTcttcttcgacgacggcggctacTCGACGTACATTCAGATTACACGCCCTATAGAGCACGTTCTCGATCATGGCGATTTATCACTGGATCTGGACAAATTTTCGTTTTCTGATCATGACAAAGACGATGCCATGGTCATGGCAGACCAGGGCATGCTagacgacgaagaagcaGACTCG GCTGCCATCATTCAGTGCGTGCCGCGGCCAAGCATGCCGTATGTCACGTACGAAATTCATCTGCATCCGACCTATCGGGTCCCTTGCTTGTGGTTCTCCCTCCACAACCTGCCTCCAGAAGAGCCCGCCTTCAACGTCGATACAGTCTTTCGCCGCTTAGTCCCCGACGAGTACAAGGACGGCCTTCGAAGGCTCGGAGGTATTGGTGGCATCTCTGCTGATGTGAGTGCCGCGTTACCACCAGCCGCTCCCGGGGTGTCCGTTTGGAGCTAG
- the MNS1 gene encoding Mannosyl-oligosaccharide 1,2-alpha-mannosidase (TransMembrane:1 (i117-135o)~EggNog:ENOG503NUIH~CAZy:GH47~COG:G), which translates to MIRDPFNIHGRNALKATVFRAAQDVKDKAAQVGASALDMSFSIPNNVPNFAAPHRDLEDRAWAAVARRGASAGGIISDVQGKVAGYFEQDELPMYKDKPYGYAPSMRRRRWWRRKRVLSSIALAVVGLLWLTGFFSHAKERKSTSAWSWIGINNERGKPNWDERRQHVVEAFELSWDAYERYAWGYDEYRPFSKSGKNMAPKGLGWIIVDSLDTLILMNQTTRLHHARQWLSKSLTWDQDQDVNTFETTIRMLGGLLSAHYLSTEFPNMAPLKEDDPGMPGEDLYLEKARDLGDRLMAAFETQSGVPYASVNLAKYQGIPSHADMGASSTAEATSVQLEFKYLAKLTGEKHFWDKAEKVMEVIDDNNPTDGLVPIYIYATSGEFRGENIRLGSRGDSYYEYLIKQYLQTNKQEPVYADMWNESLEGVRKHLITYTEPSGFTIIGERPEGLGGNLSPKMDHLVCFMPGTIALAATGGLSEAEARQLPTWGKKQEADMKLARELTQTCWGMYKFMATGLAAEITHFHIADPPLPESAHHDPPPTFDSDPQASWRDDFSVKSNDVHNLQRPETVESLFYMWRITKDERYREWGWEMFRSFMNYTAVADGGGFTSLSNANVIPPVIKDNMESFWLAETLKYLYLLFSPDDVLPLDKVVLNTEAHPLPRFDMGGLFSTGWKRKPRGPDGKVIGGRTEAKSTSH; encoded by the exons ATGATCCGCGACCCTTTCAACATCCACGGCAGAAACGCGCTCAAAGCCACCGTCttccgcgccgcccaagacgtcaaggacaaggcggcccaggtcggcgccagcgccctcgACATGTCCTTCTCGATCCCTAACAACGTGCCTAACTTCGCGGCCCCGCACCGAGACCTGGAAGACCGAGcttgggcggccgtcgcgagGCGAGGGGCTTCCGCCGGGGGTATCATCAGCGATGTGCAGGGCAAGGTCGCCGGTTACTTCGAGCAGGATGAGCTTCCCATGTACAAGGACAAGCCGTACGGGTACGCGCCATCGatgcggaggcggcgctggtggcgacGGAAGCGCGTCCTGAGCTCcattgccctcgccgtcgtgggccTGCTTTGGCTgacgggcttcttctccCACGCCAAGGAGCGAAAGTCGACTTCTGCGTGGTCATGGATAGGTATAAACAACGAGAGAGGCAAGCCGAATTGGGACGAGAGGCGGCAGCATGTGGTGGAGGCGTTCGAGCTCAGCTGGGACGCCTACGAGCGTTATGCTTGGG GATACGACGAGTACCGCCCTTTCTCGAAAAGCGGCAAAAACATGGCCCCCAAGGGTCTTGGCTGGATCATTGTCGACTCGCTGGACACACTGATTCTCATGAACCAAACGACGCGACTGCACCACGCTCGACAATGGCTCTCCAAGTCCTTGACGTGGGACCAGGATCAAGACGTCAACACATTCGAAACGACGATACGAATGCTTGGAGGGCTGCTGTCTGCGCATTACCTCTCCACCGAGTTTCCGAACATGGCGCCCCTCAAGGAGGATGACCCGGGCATGCCGGGCGAGGACCTGTACCTCGAAAAGGCCAGGGATCTCGGCGACCGGCTGATGGCTGCTTTCGAAACCCAGTCGGGGGTGCCGTATGCCAGCGTCAACCTCGCCAAATATCAGGGCATTCCCTCACACGCCGATAtgggggcgtcgtcgacggcggaggcgacCAGCGTGCAACTTGAGTTTAAGTACCTCGCCAAGCTTACCGGCGAAAAGCACTTCTGGGACAAGGCCGAAAAGGTCATGGAGGTCATCGATGACAACAACCCCACCGACGGACTGGTACCCATTTACATCTACGCCACAAGCGGCGAGTTTAGAGGCGAGAATATACGCCTGGGCAGCCGTGGCGACTCCTACTACGAATACCTGATCAAACAGTATTTGCAGACCAACAAGCAGGAGCCAGTATATGCGGACATGTGGAACGAGTCCCTAGAAGGAGTACGAAAGCATCTCATCACATACACTGAACCATCGGGGttcaccatcatcggcgaGCGTCCCGAGGGCTTGGGAGGAAACCTCTCGCCCAAAATGGACCACCTGGTGTGTTTCATGCCTGGCACCATTGCGCTGGCTGCCACGGGCGGTCTCTCGGAAGCGGAGGCGCGCCAGCTGCCGACCTGGGGCAAGAAGCAGGAGGCCGACATGAAGCTCGCGCGGGAGCTGACGCAGACATGTTGGGGCATGTATAAGTTTATGGCGACGGGCCTTGCAGCAGAGATTACTCACTTTCATATTGCCGATCCGCCTCTGCCGGAGTCGGCGCATCACGATCCGCCACCCACGTTCGACTCAGACCCGCAAGCCAGCTGGCGGGACGATTTCTCTGTCAAGTCAAACGACGTACATAACCTGCAGCGACCAGAAACGGTGGAGAGCCTCTTCTACATGTGGAGGATCACCAAGGACGAGAGGTATCGAGAGTGGGGATGGGAGATGTTCCGCTCGTTCATGAACTACACCGCGGTGGCAGACGGAGGAGGCTTTACGAGCCTGAGCAACGCAAACGTGATCCCTCCCGTAATCAAGGATAACATGGAGAGCTTCTGGCTG GCCGAGACGCTAAAGTATTTGTACTTGCTGTTTTCCCCCGACGATGTGCTGCCGTTGGATAAGGTGGTGCTCAACACGGAGGCGCACCCGCTGCCGAGATTCGACATGGGCGGCCTATTCTCGACAGGATGGAAGCGCAAGCCCCGGGGCCCCGACGGGAAGGTTATTGGGGGACGGACTGAAGCGAAGTCGACGTCCCACTAA
- the HIP1_2 gene encoding histidine permease (TransMembrane:12 (i105-123o129-148i155-173o185-207i214-234o240-260i327-348o386-407i428-445o457-479i499-521o541-561i)~COG:E~EggNog:ENOG503NUN0) has product MAPHRDIELNAFNNLEIKEESLTHGSSYSMREPDYQDRPTPRFHRFIDSFKPDTDTTFFPSDHLSQVNSSSATARSHGTYYYDLHLAAVESANTGLARKLKGRHLQMIAIGGSIGTGLFVASGKALHDGGPASLLIAFIIVGSMLYCTCQALGELAVIFPIAGSFSSWATRFLDPSWGFAMGWNYALQWLVVLPLEIIAASLTIRYWTDKLPSAIFVTLFLIAIMLINLFGVKGYGEAEFTFSIIKVVAVIGFILLGIVLNCGGTPDRGYIGGEYWRNPGAFHNGFEGLCSVFVTAAFAFTGTELVGLAAAETANPRKSLPTAIKQVFWRIALFYVVALTLVGLLVPYDNPRLLDATNSADAKASPFVIAIEEAGIQVLPSVMNSVILIAVLSVGNSAVFGSSRTLVALAKMRQAPKILGYVDKRGRPLVAIVVAAALGLLAYLADLRQQNHVLDWLLAISGLSTVFTWGSICLCHIRFRRAWAYHGRSIGSIPFNSQVGVLGSYVGLTLNILVLIAQFWVGAFPIGWRDMATADVARNFFLKYMGVPIIFLFYICHKLLFHTRYVKVREMDVDTGRRDFNLPILVAQEQEEKASWPKWKRFYKFIC; this is encoded by the exons ATGGCGCCGCATCGAGATATTGAGCTCAACGCCTTCAACAATCTCGAAATCAAAGAGGAGTCCCTCACACACGGTAGTTCGTACAGCATGCGCGAGCCAGACTACCAAGACCGGCCGACTCCACGATTCCACCGCTTCATCGACAGCTTCAAGcccgacaccgacaccacCTTCTTCCCCAGCGACCACCTCAGCCAGGTCAACAGCTCCAGTGCCACAGCCCGCAGCCATGGGACCTACTATTACGACCTCCATCTGGCCGCGGTTGAGTCCGCCAACACGGGCCTTGcgcgcaagctcaagggaAGGCACCTGCAGATGATTGCCATCGGAGGCTCAATAGGTACCGGCTTATTTGTTGCCTCGGGCAAGGCTCTGCACGACGGAGGACCCGCCTCGTTGCTCATTGCCTTCATCATTGTCGGCTCCATGCTGTACTGCACATGCCAGGCCCTAGGAGAGCTGGCTGTCATCTTCCCAATCGCCGGATCCTTCTCCTCATGGGCCACGCGATTCCTCGACCCCTCCTGGGGATTTGCCATGGGTTGGAA TTATGCGTTACAGTGGCTAGTCGTTTTGCCGCTGGAAATCATTGCGGCATCCCTGACTATTCGTTATTGGACAGACAAGCTGCCCAGTGCCATCTTCGTCACCTTGttcctcatcgccatcatgcTCATCAATCTCTTTGGCGTCAAGGGATACGGCGAAGCCGAGTTCACATTTTCCATCATTAAGGTCGTGGCCGTCATTGGCTTCAT cctcctcggcatcgtcctcaATTGTGGAGGGACACCGGACCGAGGCTACATCGGCGGCGAATACTGGCGTAACCCGGGCGCCTTCCACAACGGCTTCGAGGGACTATGCAGCGTCTTCGTCACCGCGGCCTTCGCTTTTACTGGTACAGAGCTTGTTGGACTTGCAGCTGCCGAGACTGCCAACCCGAGAAAGTCGCTGCCGACGGCCATTAAGCAGGTGTTTTGGAGGATCGCGCTCTTCTACGTTGTCGCGCTGACGCTTGTGGGCTTGCTGGTTCCTTACGACAATCCTCGACTTCTCGACGCCACAAACAGTGCCGACGCCAAGGCATCGCCTTTTGTTATTgccatcgaggaggcgggcatTCAGGTGCTTCCATCTGTAATGAACTCGGTGATCCTCATCGCGGTCTTGTCGGTAGGCAACTCGGCCGTGTTTGGATCCTCGCGGAcgctcgtcgctctcgccAAGATGAGGCAAGCGCCTAAAATTCTGGGCTATGTGGACAAGCGTGGAAGACCGCTCGttgccatcgtcgtggcTGCCGCGCTGGGTCTGCTTGCGTATCTCGCCGACCTCAGACAGCAAAACCACGTGCTCGACTGGCTCCTTGCCATATCGGGCCTCTCCACGGTCTTCACCTGGGGTTCCATCTGCCTGTGCCACATTCGCTTCCGCCGCGCGTGGGCCTACCATGGACGCAGCATCGGATCAATACCGTTCAACTCGCAAGTCGGCGTTTTGGGCTCGTATGTCGGTCTGACGCTCAACATCTTGGTCCTGATAGCGCAGTTCTGGGTGGGCGCGTTCCCTATCGGATGGCGcgacatggcgacggcggatgTGGCCCGGAACTTCTTCCTCAAGTACATGGGCGTGCCCATCATCTTTCTTTTCTACATTTGTCACAAGCTTCTGTTCCATACCCGTTACGTCAAGGTGCGGGAGATGGACGTCGATACCGGCCGTCGTGACTTCAACCTGCCTATCCTGGTGGCGCAagagcaggaggagaaggcgTCGTGGCCTAAGTGGAAGAGGTTTTACAAGTTTATCTGCTGA
- a CDS encoding uncharacterized protein (COG:S~EggNog:ENOG503NVGM~SECRETED:SignalP(1-21~SECRETED:cutsite=ASA-QS~SECRETED:prob=0.7824)), with translation MKFFKLAAAAALALLGNSASAQSSFSPARPPAVPLAVRSPYLNVWLNGKRDGSPSGYLPGNWPVFWSQYIQGWQGFIRVDGHVYNWMGDAPGAEALVNQTSLKYTSTRSIFTFNVVNKVQMTVEFLSPVYPDDLRRQSVTSSYINVSVKSIDGKTHSVQIYSDVSGEWASGDNGAIIQWESASNDVVRYHKFYRQDQQPFTESNEVASWGNWYWATGDLHGVSYQIGSDTDVRSQFLNKGSLTGEIDTNFRAVRDRWPVFGLARDLGFVAGTAKSTLFTIGFAQEDAINFQGKEYNPRSVPSLWRAYFNEKDLVTFFYNDFDYATHYANDLDLRIVTDSEEAVGPHYATITTLAVRQVFGALSFTNTEDSPLVFLKEISSNSDIQTVDVIFPALPIFLYLNPDLIKWTLEPLLENGQHHYPNNWAQHDLGTFPNAVGHPKGDDEPMPLEECGNMVVMMLAYAKRKHDDQYLADNWELLEQWAGYLIQDAKIPANQLSTDDFAGHLANQTNLAIKGIIALKAMSEIANMTGHGEDASNYTKIAREYLDFWKEHGIDRKNNPPRTMLQYDSPGTYGLLYNVYSDKVLGLDFIPQDIYDMQSDFYWAVQNDYGVILDTRGTLTKLDWEMWAAAVAKPSTRDMFTSKIANWINRTPTWRAFTDLYDTKDGGYPRGIEFTARPVQGGVFSILALEA, from the exons ATGAAGTTCTTCAAGCtagctgccgcggcggcgctggccctgCTGGGCAACTCTGCAAGCGCGCAGTCGTCCTTCTcgcctgcgcggccgcccgccgtgcccctGGCAGTGCGGTCGCCGTACCTGAACGTCTGGCTCAACGGCAAGCGAGACGGAAGCCCCAGCGGCTACCTCCCCGGGAACTGGCCCGTCTTTTGGTC ACAATATATCCAAGGCTGGCAGGGCTTCATCAGGGTCGACGGCCATGTATACAACTGGATGGGCGACGCACCTGGCGCCGAGGCTCTTGTCAACCAGACGTCGCTCAAGTACACGTCCACGCGCAGCATCTTCACCTTCAATGTCGTCAACAAGGTGCAGATGACGGTCGAGTTCCTCAGCCCCGTGTACCCCGACGACCTTCGACGCCAGTCGGTCACGTCTTCGTATATCAATGTCTCGGTCAAGTCCATTGACGGCAAGACGCACTCGGTGCAGATTTACTCGGACGTTTCTGGAG AATGGGCCTCGGGAGACAACGGAGCCATTATTCAGTGGGAGAGCGCGAGCAACGACGTCGTGAGGTATCACAAGTTTTATCGTCAGGACCAGCAACCGTTTACCGAGTCCAACGAGGTTGCCTCTTGGGGCAACTGGTATTGGGCCACGGGCGACCTG CACGGCGTCAGCTATCAGATTGGCTCCGACACGGATGTTCGTAGCCAGTTCCTCAACAAGGGATCCCTGACGGGCGAGATCGATACTAACTTCCGGGCGGTCCGCGACCGATG GCCCGTCTTCGGTCTCGCGCGCGatctcggcttcgtcgccggcacggcCAAGAGCACCCTCTTCACCATCGGCTTCGCGCAGGAGGACGCCATCAACTTCCAGGGCAAGGAGTACAACCCCCGGAGCGTGCCCTCCCTGTGGCGGGCGTACTTCAACGAGAAGGATCTCGTGACCTTCTTCTACAATGATTTCGACTATGCGACGCACTACGCGAACGACCTGGACTTGCGCATCGTCACTGACtcggaggaggcggtcggGCCCCACtacgccaccatcaccacgcTCGCCGTGCGGCAGGTGTTTGGGGCGCTGTCGTTCACCAACACCGAGGACTCGCCGCTCGTCTTCCTCAAGGAGATTAGCTCGAACAGCGACATCCAGACCGTCGACGTCATCTTCCCCGCGCTCCCCATTTTCCTGTACCTGAACCCGGACCTGATCAAGTGGACGCTGGAGCCGCTGCTGGAGAATGGCCAGCACCACTATCCCAACAACTGGGCGCAG CACGATCTCGGCACGTTCCCCAACGCCGTCGGACATCCCaagggcgatgacgagcccATGCCGCTCGAGGAGTGCGGCAacatggtggtgatgatgctcgCGTATGCAAAGCGCAAGCACGACGACCAGTACCTCGCCGACAACtgggagctgctcgagcagtGGGCGGGATACCTGATTCAGGATGCCAAGATTCCCGCGAACCAGCTGTCGACGGACGATTTCGCCGGCCACCTTGC GAACCAAACAAACCTCGCCATCAAGGGCATCATTGCCCTCAAGGCCATGTCCGAGATTGCCAACATGACTGGGCACGGGGAGGATGCCTCCAACTACACGAAGATTGCGCGCGAGTATCTCGACTTTTGGAAGGAGCACGGCATCGACCGCAAAAACAACCCCCCGCGTACGATGCTGCAATACGATAGCCCCGGTACCTACG GCCTCCTGTACAACGTCTACTCGGACAAGGTGCTGGGCCTCGACTTCATCCCGCAGGACATCTATGACATGCAGAGCGACTTCTACTGGGCGGTGCAGAACGACTACGGCGTGATCCTGGACACGCGCGGGACGCTGACCAAGCTCGACTGGGAgatgtgggcggcggccgtggccaaaCCCTCGACGCGCGACATGTTCACCTCCAAGATTGCCAACTGGATCAACCGCACGCCCACGTGGCGCGCCTTCACGGACCTGTACGACACCAAGGACGGCGGCTACCCGCGCGGCATCGAGTTTACGGCCCGGCCGGTGCAGGGCGGCGTGTTTTCGATcctggcgctcgaggcgtGA